A section of the Methanoregula formicica SMSP genome encodes:
- a CDS encoding phospholipase C/P1 nuclease family protein translates to MSLRKIITVLLALLLAGMVVVPMVSAGDNLVSTDKKPQSSPEPVGIDVTDEELREMIVTIIKDIQSCNLDEKIKDQNVILLSTFVDDDSTINRGELEKTLISMGPDCLEKIYKSPAPKWAGFIHNDMALIAGQKMSLSTSERNILANNAAVPDSWGSWNHYKLTGATSEAEKYANIARAYYQQGDTTKGAYNLSYSLHFMTDMSMPFHYTPSGLLAHEDYEIYVSDHWTSGDDDEKYRDVVSGNNYYYIVTDVSDAADNLIDVTHWYQTYLEDQINNNPNWQDDSLLRDYTHDTILYGAKYNMGLIDYVK, encoded by the coding sequence ATGTCTCTACGGAAAATAATCACCGTCCTGCTGGCATTGTTGCTGGCGGGGATGGTAGTAGTACCGATGGTGAGTGCTGGGGATAACCTGGTATCAACAGATAAAAAACCACAATCGTCTCCAGAACCCGTTGGTATTGATGTGACAGATGAGGAACTTCGGGAAATGATTGTCACCATTATCAAAGATATCCAGTCATGCAATCTTGACGAGAAAATCAAGGATCAGAATGTCATACTATTATCCACATTTGTAGATGATGACAGTACGATCAACCGAGGAGAACTTGAGAAGACCCTCATTTCCATGGGGCCGGATTGTCTAGAGAAAATCTATAAATCCCCTGCTCCGAAATGGGCAGGCTTCATTCATAATGATATGGCATTAATTGCCGGCCAGAAAATGTCATTGAGTACATCAGAGAGGAACATACTCGCAAATAATGCGGCGGTCCCGGATTCATGGGGTTCATGGAATCATTATAAATTGACCGGGGCAACCAGCGAGGCGGAAAAATATGCCAATATCGCTCGCGCTTATTATCAACAGGGCGATACGACAAAAGGAGCATACAACCTTTCTTACTCGCTCCATTTCATGACTGATATGTCAATGCCATTCCATTATACTCCTTCGGGATTACTGGCCCACGAAGATTATGAGATTTATGTAAGCGATCACTGGACCTCCGGAGATGACGATGAGAAATACCGGGATGTCGTCTCAGGAAATAACTATTATTATATTGTCACGGATGTCAGCGACGCTGCAGATAATCTTATAGACGTCACACACTGGTATCAGACATACCTTGAAGATCAGATAAACAATAATCCCAACTGGCAGGATGATTCACTCTTAAGGGATTATACTCATGACACAATACTCTATGGAGCAAAGTATAACATGGGTCTTATTGACTATGTTAAATGA